A window from Drosophila mauritiana strain mau12 unplaced genomic scaffold, ASM438214v1 Y_31, whole genome shotgun sequence encodes these proteins:
- the LOC117150082 gene encoding stellate orphon protein at 12D-like, whose translation GIKGNECLCRVPIDYIQETFNQMGLEYFTETLQVILNPVFDSSLDWVFGDEEKWYGMIPARYIMSERGADDMRQKYERGDFEVCPKLSCRQKTLPVGPSDVCGKSNVKIFCPRCNDFYELRSDTQLDGAMFGTSFSHNFFAQRPN comes from the coding sequence gggatcaagggcaacgagtgcctctgccgcgtgcccatcgactacattcaggagacgttcaaccagatgggcctggagtacttcaccgagacactgcaagtgatcctgaatccggtgttcgacagttccttggactgggtcttcggcgatgaggagaagtggtacggcatgatccCCGCCCGATACATCATGTCGGAGAGAGGCGCGGATGatatgcgccaaaagtatgagagaggggacttcgaagtgtgtccaaagctctcctgtaggcagaaaacccttcctgtgggccccagcgacgtgtgtggcaagtccaacgtgaaaatcttctgccctcgctgtaacgacttttacgagctgcgatccgatacacagctggacggagcaatgttcgggaccagcttctcgcacaacttcttcgcgcagcggccgaac